A genomic segment from Segniliparus rotundus DSM 44985 encodes:
- the ilvD gene encoding dihydroxy-acid dehydratase, which produces MPPLRSRTTTIGRAAAGARSLWRATGLTDSDFGKPIVAIANSYTQFVPGHVHLKNVGEIVADAVRAAGGVAREFHTIAVDDGIAMGHGGMLYSLPSRELISDSVEYMVNAHTADALVCISNCDKITPGMLNAAMRLNIPAVFVSGGPMEAGKAVIADGVAHAPTDLITAISASANEAVTDDSLDEIERSACPTCGSCSGMFTANSMNCLTEALGLSLPGNGSTLATHAARRALFERAGFTVVEAAKRWYHEDDDSVLPRNIATPKAFANAMALDVAMGGSTNTVLHILAAANEGEVPFALADIDAVSRRVPCLSKVAPNSDYHMEDVHRAGGIPAILGELRRAGLLHEDVHTVHSRTMDEWLDTWDVRSGKASDEAVELFHAAPGGVRTTEPFSTKNRWSSLDLDAAGGCIRDVEHAYTKEGGLVVLRGNLAPDGAILKTAGIDQDLFSFQGPAVVVESQEEAVSAILGKKIKPGDIVVVRYEGPAGGPGMQEMLHPTSFLKGMGLGKVCALITDGRFSGGTSGLSIGHVSPEAASGGVIGLVENGDQIRIDVATRALELLVHDDVLAERRAKMEASERPWTPLARQRTVTAALRAYAAMATSADQGAVRRVPAR; this is translated from the coding sequence ATGCCGCCACTTCGATCCAGAACCACCACCATCGGCCGAGCAGCGGCCGGTGCGCGTTCGCTCTGGCGCGCCACTGGTCTCACCGACTCCGATTTCGGCAAGCCCATCGTCGCCATCGCCAATTCCTACACCCAGTTCGTTCCGGGGCACGTCCATCTGAAAAACGTCGGAGAGATCGTGGCCGACGCCGTCCGCGCGGCGGGCGGCGTCGCGCGAGAGTTCCACACCATCGCCGTGGACGACGGCATCGCCATGGGCCACGGCGGCATGCTGTACTCCCTGCCCAGCCGCGAACTCATCTCCGACTCGGTCGAGTACATGGTGAACGCGCACACCGCCGACGCCCTGGTCTGCATTTCGAACTGCGACAAAATCACCCCTGGGATGCTCAACGCGGCAATGCGCCTGAACATCCCCGCCGTCTTCGTCTCCGGAGGCCCCATGGAGGCCGGGAAAGCGGTGATCGCCGACGGCGTGGCCCATGCTCCCACAGACCTCATCACCGCTATCTCGGCGAGCGCGAACGAGGCCGTCACCGACGACAGCCTCGACGAGATCGAGCGCAGCGCGTGCCCCACCTGCGGCTCCTGCTCGGGCATGTTCACCGCGAACTCGATGAACTGCCTCACCGAGGCATTGGGCCTTTCCTTGCCCGGCAACGGTTCCACCCTCGCCACCCACGCCGCCCGGCGCGCGCTTTTCGAGCGGGCGGGCTTCACAGTCGTCGAGGCCGCCAAGCGCTGGTACCACGAGGACGACGACTCGGTGCTGCCCCGCAACATCGCCACCCCGAAGGCTTTCGCGAACGCCATGGCGCTCGATGTGGCGATGGGCGGCTCGACGAACACCGTGCTGCACATCCTCGCCGCCGCGAACGAGGGCGAGGTGCCCTTCGCCCTCGCCGACATCGACGCGGTCAGCCGCCGAGTGCCCTGCCTTTCCAAGGTCGCCCCGAACTCCGACTACCACATGGAGGACGTGCATCGCGCGGGCGGCATCCCCGCGATCCTCGGCGAGCTGCGCCGCGCGGGCCTGCTGCACGAGGACGTGCACACCGTCCACTCGCGCACAATGGACGAATGGCTCGACACCTGGGACGTCCGTTCCGGCAAGGCCTCGGACGAAGCCGTCGAACTTTTCCACGCCGCACCCGGCGGCGTGCGGACCACCGAGCCTTTTTCCACCAAGAACCGCTGGTCGAGCCTGGACCTGGACGCGGCAGGCGGATGCATCCGCGACGTGGAGCACGCCTACACCAAAGAGGGCGGGCTCGTAGTGCTGCGCGGGAACCTCGCTCCCGACGGCGCGATCCTCAAAACAGCGGGCATCGACCAAGACCTGTTCTCCTTCCAAGGCCCTGCCGTGGTGGTCGAATCCCAAGAGGAGGCCGTCTCGGCCATTCTCGGCAAAAAGATCAAACCCGGCGATATCGTGGTCGTTCGCTACGAGGGCCCCGCCGGTGGGCCGGGCATGCAAGAGATGCTGCACCCCACGTCGTTCTTGAAAGGCATGGGCCTTGGGAAGGTCTGCGCGCTCATCACCGACGGACGCTTCTCCGGCGGCACGTCGGGCCTGTCGATCGGCCATGTGTCCCCCGAGGCGGCCTCCGGGGGCGTGATCGGCCTGGTCGAGAACGGCGACCAGATCCGCATCGACGTCGCCACCCGAGCCCTTGAACTGCTCGTCCACGACGACGTCCTCGCCGAGCGCCGCGCAAAGATGGAGGCCTCCGAGCGCCCGTGGACCCCCCTGGCGCGCCAGCGGACGGTGACGGCGGCACTGCGGGCGTACGCCGCCATGGCGACGTCCGCGGACCAAGGCGCAGTGCGGAGAGTGCCCGCACGATGA
- a CDS encoding SRPBCC family protein has protein sequence MTEPQNAPAQPAAPSSYPAYDPAADDKLLYSIAAAAVALPLVALAFLVFASRGSKAPFRFGAKGILDKAEFNDYLKTGSFRANATVKFKHPVEKIWQVLTGEHAFSWLPGVKGVHYVGTPGEGAVRYLKTLPLALGEQVVEYEEGKVFGYTGTGASLPVLKHLASQYNFEPTKRGGTKVTWKLAATPKVVGFLPLWLAGPLAKPALKVALRLANSTIFPADKK, from the coding sequence ATGACCGAACCCCAGAACGCTCCCGCGCAGCCTGCCGCGCCGAGCTCTTACCCCGCGTACGATCCCGCCGCGGACGACAAGCTCTTGTACAGCATCGCCGCCGCGGCCGTCGCGCTTCCCTTGGTCGCCCTCGCTTTCCTGGTGTTCGCCTCCCGGGGCTCCAAGGCCCCGTTCCGTTTCGGCGCGAAGGGCATTCTCGACAAGGCCGAGTTCAACGACTACCTCAAAACCGGATCCTTCCGCGCCAATGCGACGGTGAAGTTCAAACACCCGGTCGAGAAGATCTGGCAGGTGCTCACCGGCGAGCACGCGTTCAGCTGGCTCCCCGGCGTCAAGGGCGTGCATTACGTCGGCACACCGGGCGAGGGCGCGGTCCGTTACCTCAAAACTCTCCCTCTCGCGCTGGGCGAGCAGGTCGTCGAGTACGAAGAGGGTAAGGTCTTCGGCTACACAGGGACCGGCGCGTCGCTGCCTGTGCTCAAGCACCTGGCTTCTCAATACAACTTCGAGCCGACCAAGCGGGGCGGCACCAAAGTCACCTGGAAGCTGGCGGCGACTCCGAAGGTCGTCGGCTTCCTGCCGCTGTGGCTGGCCGGGCCGCTCGCCAAACCGGCCCTGAAGGTCGCGTTGCGGCTGGCCAACAGCACGATCTTCCCGGCGGACAAGAAGTAA
- a CDS encoding universal stress protein, translating into MALYRSVVVGTDGSESSFRAVERAAEVSGAAGATLYIATAYQQGAAAGGAAADALKGEAFQITGSTPAYEILRAATDRAKKAGAQNIEQRAIEGKNPVDALIDLVIGVKADLLVVGNRGLSSITGRLLGSVPSDVARRADIDVLIVHTV; encoded by the coding sequence GTGGCGTTATACCGCAGCGTGGTGGTGGGCACCGACGGCTCTGAATCGTCGTTCCGTGCAGTGGAACGCGCTGCAGAGGTCTCTGGCGCGGCGGGGGCGACCTTGTACATCGCGACGGCGTATCAGCAGGGCGCCGCTGCTGGCGGCGCTGCGGCGGACGCGCTCAAGGGCGAAGCTTTCCAGATCACCGGCAGCACGCCCGCGTACGAGATCCTGCGGGCCGCGACTGACCGCGCGAAAAAAGCGGGGGCGCAGAATATCGAACAGCGCGCCATTGAGGGAAAGAACCCGGTGGACGCCTTGATCGACCTCGTCATCGGCGTGAAAGCAGACCTCCTCGTGGTCGGCAACCGGGGGCTCTCGTCCATCACGGGACGCCTCTTGGGCTCCGTGCCTTCCGATGTCGCCCGCAGGGCCGACATCGATGTGCTCATCGTCCACACCGTCTAG
- a CDS encoding HelD family protein yields MSDEQQCCEDQDRLDVLYTRLDLLKATAERRLREALLAGDGDDQERSERESYVQLYSEDLAKYHAAEHNLCFGRLDMADGERRYIGRLGMFEDDSDEILLLDWRAPLSRPFYLATPAAPEDVVRRRHIRTRNRKVLTVNDETLDVSEAVGAEQSGGVVNEAALVAALGAARTGQMGDIVDTIQREQDLIIRNEHRGVIVVQGGPGTGKTAVALHRAAYLLYTHRTKLARSGVLIIGPNDTFLDYIGQVLPSLGETGVLLATVGTLFPGLQPTEEDSLQARAVKGSLGMVDVLKAAVRDYQRLPKNRIRIPFGRHELIVDRDLVSKAQGRARNSRRPHNPARQVFLRAAIDALADRLWRETEQEGSNDLDSYQDIRDELRSDPDVFEALGEFWPELDPHNVLRELYAQPERLSGLAPAEQAALARPSGAGFSPADAPLLDELAELIGTDDESAAEEARIKRAKAIAEAQAALDLVRDSGNEDPEDGFDSEVLMAHDLLDAEALADRHSHTSLASAAERAEADRTWAFGHVIVDEAQELSPMDWRMVFRRSPNRWMTLVGDVAQTGDPAGASSWADVLSPYVANRWRLAELTVNYRTPSEIMGLAADVLREINPEQTPPRSIRASGHVPFAVSVTADKIAATVADLTGGGEFTGLTAILAPSDEASSLRHLVSESVRVHTVHEVKGLEFDNVVLIEPADLVAESPRGHNDLYVALTRATQRLVVVHSKALPKTLASLAQRPALAG; encoded by the coding sequence GTGTCGGACGAGCAGCAGTGTTGCGAGGACCAAGACCGCCTCGACGTGCTCTACACCCGGTTGGACCTGCTGAAAGCGACAGCCGAACGTCGCCTGCGCGAAGCGCTCCTCGCGGGCGACGGCGACGACCAGGAACGCTCCGAACGCGAGTCCTATGTCCAGTTGTACAGCGAAGACCTGGCCAAATACCACGCGGCGGAGCACAATCTCTGCTTCGGCCGACTCGATATGGCCGACGGCGAGCGCCGGTACATCGGCAGGCTCGGCATGTTCGAGGACGACAGCGACGAGATCCTGCTCTTGGACTGGCGCGCGCCCCTTTCCCGCCCGTTCTACCTCGCGACGCCCGCGGCCCCGGAAGACGTGGTGCGCAGACGCCACATCCGCACCCGCAACCGCAAGGTGCTCACGGTCAATGACGAGACGCTGGATGTGTCCGAAGCAGTGGGCGCAGAGCAGAGCGGCGGGGTGGTCAACGAGGCGGCGCTCGTCGCGGCCCTCGGCGCCGCGAGGACCGGGCAGATGGGCGACATCGTCGACACTATTCAGCGCGAGCAGGACCTCATCATCCGCAACGAGCACCGGGGCGTGATCGTGGTGCAAGGCGGCCCTGGGACCGGGAAAACTGCCGTCGCACTGCACCGCGCCGCGTACCTCCTGTACACGCACCGGACCAAGCTCGCGCGCAGCGGCGTGCTCATCATCGGCCCGAACGACACCTTCCTCGACTACATCGGCCAGGTCCTCCCCTCGCTCGGCGAGACCGGCGTTCTGCTCGCCACGGTCGGAACGCTCTTCCCGGGATTGCAGCCGACTGAAGAGGATTCGCTCCAAGCGCGCGCGGTGAAAGGCTCGCTCGGCATGGTGGATGTGCTCAAAGCCGCCGTGCGGGACTATCAGCGCCTTCCCAAAAACCGGATCCGGATCCCGTTCGGGCGCCACGAGCTGATCGTGGACCGCGATCTGGTGTCCAAGGCCCAGGGCCGGGCGCGCAACTCGCGGCGGCCGCACAACCCGGCCCGGCAGGTGTTCCTGCGCGCCGCCATCGACGCGTTGGCCGACCGGCTGTGGCGCGAGACCGAGCAGGAAGGATCGAATGACCTGGACAGCTACCAGGACATCCGAGACGAGCTGCGTTCGGACCCCGACGTGTTCGAAGCGCTCGGCGAATTCTGGCCGGAGCTCGACCCGCACAACGTGCTGCGCGAGCTGTACGCGCAGCCGGAGAGACTGAGCGGGCTGGCGCCAGCGGAGCAAGCCGCGCTGGCCCGGCCCTCGGGGGCGGGGTTCTCTCCCGCCGACGCGCCGCTTTTGGACGAGTTGGCCGAGCTCATCGGCACCGACGACGAGTCCGCGGCGGAAGAGGCGAGAATCAAACGGGCTAAGGCCATCGCCGAGGCGCAAGCCGCGCTCGACTTGGTCCGGGATTCGGGCAACGAGGACCCTGAAGACGGTTTCGACTCGGAGGTGCTGATGGCGCACGACCTCCTCGACGCAGAAGCCTTGGCGGATCGGCACTCGCACACCTCGCTGGCGAGCGCGGCGGAACGGGCGGAGGCGGATCGGACATGGGCGTTCGGCCACGTCATCGTTGATGAGGCCCAAGAGCTTTCGCCCATGGATTGGCGCATGGTTTTCCGCCGTTCCCCGAACCGCTGGATGACTCTGGTCGGCGACGTCGCGCAGACGGGCGACCCCGCTGGGGCTTCTTCGTGGGCGGACGTCCTCTCGCCGTATGTGGCGAACAGGTGGCGGCTCGCCGAGCTCACTGTGAACTACCGGACCCCGAGCGAGATCATGGGTCTGGCCGCGGACGTGCTGCGCGAGATCAACCCAGAGCAGACGCCACCGCGGTCGATCCGCGCCTCCGGGCACGTCCCATTCGCGGTGTCTGTGACAGCCGACAAGATCGCGGCGACCGTCGCAGACTTGACTGGAGGTGGTGAATTCACCGGGTTGACCGCTATCCTCGCGCCGTCGGACGAGGCTTCCTCGCTCCGGCATCTCGTTTCCGAGTCGGTGCGTGTGCACACCGTCCACGAAGTCAAGGGGTTGGAGTTCGACAATGTCGTCCTGATCGAGCCCGCGGACCTGGTCGCGGAATCCCCTCGCGGCCACAACGACCTCTATGTGGCGCTCACCCGCGCGACGCAACGACTGGTGGTGGTGCACAGCAAAGCACTCCCGAAGACGCTCGCCTCCCTCGCCCAGCGCCCCGCTCTCGCGGGCTGA